A window of Coregonus clupeaformis isolate EN_2021a chromosome 28, ASM2061545v1, whole genome shotgun sequence contains these coding sequences:
- the LOC123482134 gene encoding CD83 antigen-like: MFFQLVCILAASLQGVLTQDRPTQEVKSVCGEDSILKCKAICKPGVHYRAVRWYKLGEEPSNKESGLLMKRLSHNSTTQWYAGLEREVELLADDSFDIFLPNVTAVDSGRYKCLLAAPVGEQNQEGQIVLRVTGCLESTDQSEERDTILVLSIVGLVAALLIFTISYVILRNMLLQRSKKYPQEPLLDAPLEKKDLMLIYTLGPNWSGQASIKHVCV; encoded by the exons ATGTTTTTTCAACTCGTCTGCATTCTAG CTGCCTCCTTGCAAGGTGTGCTCACACAGGATAGGCCTACACAAGAGGTGAAGTCAGTTTGTGGAGAGGACTCAATTCTGAAATGTAAAGCAATATGTAAGCCTGGGGTCCATTACCGGGCAGTGAGGTGGTACAAG CTCGGTGAGGAGCCCTCTAATAAGGAGTCTGGTCTATTGATGAAGAGGCTATCACATAACAGCACCACCCAATGGTACGCCGGTCTGGAGCGTGAAGTGGAACTTTTGGCTGATGATTCTTTCGATATCTTCCTGCCCAATGTAACGGCTGTTGATAGCGGGAGGTATAAGTGTCTCCTGGCAGCACCTGTAGGAGAACAGAACCAGGAGGGGCAGATTGTCCTCAGAGTGACAG GTTGCCTTGAGTCCACAGACCAATCAGAAGAAAGGGACACCATCCTAGTTCTTTCCATTGTGGGGCTTGTGGCAGCATTGCTGATATTCACCATCAGCTAT GTCATCCTACGGAATATGTTATTGCAAAGGAGCAAGAAGTATCCACAAGAACCGCTTCTAGATGCACCCCTTGAGAAGAAGGATTTAATGTTGATCTACACTCTGGGGCCAAACTGGTCAGGACAGGCTTCCATAAaacatgtctgtgtgtga